tttatttgtttgccaacaAAACAGCGAAATCTGTGGTTTTTTTTCGTGTGACCTTGTGATTTTCCCTCCCGTTCTTATTGACGCCACCACTACTTTGCTCTTTCAGATTGAGGCCTTGAACAAGTATCTGTTCCTGACCTCCAAACCGGTCATCTACCTGGTGAACCTTTCGGACAAGGACTTCATCCGCAAGAAGAACAAGTGGCTGCCGAAGATCAAGGAATGGATCGACAAGAACGATCCCGGAGCACTGCTCATTCCCTTCTCCGGCGCCTTCGAGCACCAGCTGACCGAAAAGGACGAACTGGAGCGCAAGGCCTACGAGACGGAGACCAAGTGCAAAAGTATGCTGGAGAAGATCGTTGTGACCGGCTACAAGGGACTGCAGCTGGAGTACTTCTTCACCGCCGGGCCGGATGAAGTGAAGGCCTGGACCATCCAGAAGGGCACCAAGGCTCCCCAGGCTGCCGGACGCATTCACACCGACTTCGAGAAGGGCTTCATTATGGCCGAGGTGATGCACTTCGAGGACTTCAAGGCGGAGGGCAGTGAGGCGAATGCCAAGGCCGCTGGCAAATATCGCCAACAGGGACGCAACTACACCGTCGAGGATGGCGACATCATATTCTTTAAGTTCAACGCCGGCGCTGGCCTCAAGGATGCCAAGAAGAAATGATACCGTTTGGCCATGATCATCGCCATGTCCACCGTTTTGTACATTAACTTGATCTTGTACTCCCAGATGTTTCGCTTCGCCAGAGGCTAGCTCCTCATTATCACATCCCTCACTCTCATGTTCGAGGCctgaaaatgcattttgaatttcctttttttttgtacgcTATGTAAACACGCTTATGACACACAATCTCAGTCGTTGTTTGTTATGGTAACAGGCGGGTTAACTGGAGCACCATTTGAATCCGCAGTGATACTTGAATATTCTATAAGAATTTACCTATGTATCTTTGTGGCTATATGATCATTTGTCATGGGATTGAGATTTTTAAACATGCAAGTAATAAAATCAGGTTGTAGATTTGGCAAGTACTAGTATTGTGTTGCTATCCCTTTGCTCCTAGCTAGCAACAAACAATAAGAAATGACATATCCCTTGTCAGGCATTGACATTGTGGTAACCGAAGTCTCGGATTTCTATTGCTGAGCCGtggcaaaacttttt
The DNA window shown above is from Drosophila melanogaster chromosome X and carries:
- the CG1354 gene encoding uncharacterized protein, isoform B, producing the protein MLPPMAFALPTRRVPVPDERFDYLVEYHKPASVVPAYLNVVDIAGLVKGAAEGQGLGNDFLSHISACDAIFHLCRAFEDPDVTHVEGEVDPVRDLEIISEELRLKDEENLLKNLDKLEKVVARGGDKKLKPEYDSMLKIKDILIDQKRHLRFEDWNAHDIEALNKYLFLTSKPVIYLVNLSDKDFIRKKNKWLPKIKEWIDKNDPGALLIPFSGAFEHQLTEKDELERKAYETETKCKSMLEKIVVTGYKGLQLEYFFTAGPDEVKAWTIQKGTKAPQAAGRIHTDFEKGFIMAEVMHFEDFKAEGSEANAKAAGKYRQQGRNYTVEDGDIIFFKFNAGAGLKDAKKK
- the CG1354 gene encoding uncharacterized protein, isoform F, yielding MPPKKHDEPERKPLIGRIGTNLRIGIVGVPNVGKSTFFNVLTQSAAPAENFPFCTIKPNESRVPVPDERFDYLVEYHKPASVVPAYLNVVDIAGLVKGAAEGQGLGNDFLSHISACDAIFHLCRAFEDPDVTHVEGEVDPVRDLEIISEELRLKDEENLLKNLDKLEKVVARGGDKKLKPEYDSMLKIKDILIDQKRHLRFEDWNAHDIEALNKYLFLTSKPVIYLVNLSDKDFIRKKNKWLPKIKEWIDKNDPGALLIPFSGAFEHQLTEKDELERKAYETETKCKSMLEKIVVTGYKGLQLEYFFTAGPDEVKAWTIQKGTKAPQAAGRIHTDFEKGFIMAEVMHFEDFKAEGSEANAKAAGKYRQQGRNYTVEDGDIIFFKFNAGAGLKDAKKKXYRLAMIIAMSTVLYINLILYSQMFRFARG